One part of the Bdellovibrio sp. KM01 genome encodes these proteins:
- a CDS encoding RNA-binding protein, producing MSKKLYVGNLPYSATDQSLADAFAECGNVESAKVIMDRETGRSKGFAFVEMSTSEEAAESIKRFNGAQLDGRAVTVNEAKPQEPRTGGGGSRGGYNSRRSY from the coding sequence ATGAGTAAAAAACTATATGTCGGTAATCTTCCCTATTCTGCAACTGATCAGTCATTGGCTGATGCTTTCGCTGAGTGCGGAAACGTTGAATCTGCAAAAGTAATCATGGATCGCGAAACAGGTCGCAGCAAAGGTTTTGCTTTTGTTGAGATGTCCACTTCTGAAGAAGCAGCTGAGTCTATCAAACGCTTCAACGGTGCTCAGTTGGACGGTCGCGCTGTGACTGTGAACGAAGCGAAACCGCAAGAGCCACGCACGGGTGGTGGTGGATCTCGTGGGGGTTACAACTCTCGCCGTTCTTACTAA